The following are encoded together in the Geobacter sulfurreducens PCA genome:
- a CDS encoding TolC family protein translates to MKRMTTALLLVMAPLTVHAADGGVRLSLKEAIQSAVQKNLDVRAELYNPAMAEADIRKSLGIYDTQLTISTDFQYAVTEPVSSFLSGTNTSRTRTLTLNPGVNQLTPLGGTVGLTFNNAYNYTNSTRSLSEYWNSDLTLSLSQPLLKNFGKEPTELGIMVARTAKDGSLERFRTLLLDTVARVRTEYNRLYSLREDLEVKKTSLELARKILTDTQARVKAGVLPAMEILNAEFGVASREKDLIDAEKAVRDQNDVLHVLLQLPGKEEIIPVDIPTRDQYQAEEDALIRKALDLRPELREQKASLRTSELETRVARNRTLPDLNLTASAAVTGLDRHYNRNLEKVGSADYPVWGVGLVFQYPLGNNAAENEYRRSKLKVEQGRTQIRSLEANVGNEVKTAIRGVDSGYKQLDVTDRGRAFAEERLRSFIKRSEVGLATIKDVLEVESELATAKSNQIKALTGYGDAVTQLLRATGELLDREGITVTEKEGDSLYEQSARD, encoded by the coding sequence ATGAAACGGATGACGACAGCCCTGCTTCTGGTAATGGCTCCGCTCACTGTCCACGCCGCTGACGGCGGCGTTCGGCTGAGCCTCAAGGAGGCAATCCAGTCGGCAGTGCAGAAAAACCTGGATGTGCGGGCAGAACTGTACAACCCGGCCATGGCGGAGGCTGATATCCGCAAAAGCCTCGGTATTTATGATACGCAACTCACTATTTCAACCGATTTCCAGTATGCCGTCACTGAGCCGGTCAGCTCGTTCCTTTCAGGAACCAATACCAGCCGGACCCGGACGCTGACTCTGAATCCCGGCGTGAACCAGTTGACGCCCCTTGGCGGGACAGTGGGGCTCACGTTCAATAATGCCTACAACTACACCAATTCCACCCGAAGCCTGAGCGAATACTGGAACTCGGATCTGACGCTGAGCCTTTCCCAGCCGTTGTTGAAAAATTTCGGCAAGGAACCCACCGAACTCGGCATCATGGTGGCGCGGACGGCTAAGGATGGTTCCCTGGAGCGATTCCGGACCCTGCTCCTGGACACGGTAGCCCGGGTCAGGACCGAGTACAACCGGCTTTACAGTCTGCGCGAGGATCTTGAGGTCAAGAAGACGTCCCTGGAACTGGCCCGTAAAATACTCACCGATACCCAGGCCCGGGTAAAAGCGGGCGTTCTGCCGGCCATGGAGATTCTCAATGCCGAGTTCGGCGTGGCAAGCCGGGAAAAGGATCTCATCGATGCGGAAAAGGCGGTACGGGATCAGAATGATGTGCTCCATGTGCTGCTCCAGCTACCCGGCAAAGAAGAGATCATTCCGGTCGATATCCCGACCCGCGACCAATATCAGGCCGAGGAGGATGCACTTATCCGCAAGGCGCTGGATTTGCGGCCTGAACTGCGAGAGCAGAAGGCGAGCCTCAGGACGAGTGAACTGGAGACGCGCGTGGCCCGGAACCGGACCCTCCCGGATCTGAATCTTACTGCTAGTGCCGCCGTGACGGGCTTAGACCGTCACTACAACCGCAATCTGGAAAAAGTCGGCTCGGCCGATTACCCGGTTTGGGGCGTTGGGCTCGTATTCCAGTACCCCCTGGGGAACAATGCTGCCGAGAACGAGTATCGCCGCAGTAAATTGAAAGTGGAGCAGGGACGCACCCAGATCAGGAGCCTTGAGGCCAATGTGGGAAATGAGGTCAAGACGGCCATCAGGGGCGTTGATTCGGGCTACAAGCAGCTTGACGTGACCGACCGCGGCCGCGCCTTTGCCGAGGAGCGGCTCCGCTCTTTCATCAAGAGGAGTGAGGTGGGGCTTGCCACCATTAAGGACGTGCTTGAGGTCGAGAGCGAACTGGCCACGGCAAAGAGCAACCAGATAAAGGCCTTGACGGGGTATGGCGATGCCGTTACCCAGTTGCTGCGGGCCACGGGAGAGCTTCTGGATCGGGAGGGAATTACCGTGACGGAAAAGGAGGGGGATTCCCTTTACGAGCAAAGTGCGCGAGACTGA
- a CDS encoding efflux RND transporter periplasmic adaptor subunit, which produces MALMNVMTAFRTLRRWGRHAVAASAVVPALALCACSPKEQKPTVKPPVPVVLAKVERKTIPVQIKAIGNVEPYATVAVKAQVSGEVVNVHFTEGQDVKKGDLLFAIDPRTYAAALKKAEANLSRNLVQARNARQDAERYAQLLTEGIVTQEQYEQYRTKAEAFAADVAADRAAVENAKVELSYCTIRSPLSGRTGNLAVHAGNIVKANENPPLVTINQITPVYVTFAIPEKDLAEIKHRLASGRLAVEAIIPNDQGPAEQGTISFLDNAVDAATGTIKLKGIFENKGRRLWPGQFVNVVVTLASRADAVVVPSQALQTGQSGPYLFVVKADTSVEVRPVTPGITHEGLTVIEQGVAPGETVVTDGQMRLTPNAKVTEKRPGGAGVSPPEPSKRP; this is translated from the coding sequence ATGGCTTTGATGAATGTGATGACAGCCTTTCGCACGCTTCGCCGCTGGGGACGGCATGCCGTTGCGGCGTCTGCGGTCGTGCCCGCTCTCGCGTTGTGCGCCTGCTCCCCCAAGGAACAGAAACCAACGGTAAAGCCTCCGGTGCCGGTCGTGCTCGCAAAGGTAGAGCGGAAGACGATTCCGGTTCAGATCAAGGCCATCGGCAATGTGGAGCCCTATGCCACGGTGGCGGTCAAGGCCCAGGTGAGTGGTGAGGTGGTGAACGTTCACTTTACCGAAGGGCAGGACGTGAAAAAGGGCGATCTCCTGTTTGCCATAGATCCGCGCACCTATGCCGCCGCCCTGAAAAAAGCGGAAGCAAATCTTTCCCGGAATCTGGTCCAGGCGCGCAATGCCCGCCAGGACGCGGAACGCTATGCCCAACTGCTGACAGAAGGGATCGTGACCCAGGAGCAGTATGAGCAGTACCGGACCAAGGCGGAGGCTTTCGCGGCGGATGTTGCCGCCGACCGGGCCGCCGTGGAGAACGCCAAGGTCGAGCTCTCCTACTGCACCATACGCTCACCCCTTTCGGGCCGAACCGGCAACCTGGCGGTGCATGCGGGGAACATCGTCAAGGCAAACGAGAATCCGCCGCTGGTTACGATCAACCAGATAACCCCGGTCTACGTAACCTTTGCCATTCCCGAGAAAGACCTTGCCGAGATCAAGCACCGGCTGGCGTCCGGACGGCTCGCGGTGGAGGCAATCATTCCCAATGATCAGGGACCGGCGGAGCAGGGGACCATCAGCTTTCTCGACAATGCGGTCGACGCCGCCACCGGTACCATCAAACTCAAGGGAATCTTCGAGAACAAGGGGCGGCGGCTCTGGCCCGGTCAATTCGTCAACGTGGTCGTGACCCTCGCGTCCCGCGCCGACGCCGTTGTGGTGCCGTCCCAGGCACTCCAGACCGGACAGAGCGGCCCCTACCTTTTTGTGGTAAAGGCTGACACCTCCGTGGAGGTTCGCCCCGTCACACCGGGTATCACCCATGAAGGACTCACTGTCATTGAACAGGGCGTCGCTCCGGGGGAAACGGTTGTGACCGACGGCCAGATGCGGCTCACCCCGAATGCCAAGGTAACGGAAAAACGACCCGGAGGTGCCGGCGTTTCCCCCCCCGAACCGAGTAAGCGCCCATGA
- a CDS encoding efflux RND transporter permease subunit, with the protein MNIAEIFIRRPVMTSLIMLAVMLFGLIAYDKLPVNDLPTVDYPTIQVSATLPGANPDTMASSVALPLEREFSTIAGVDSMTSTNGIGISRITIKFTLERDIDAAAQDVQAAISRAQRQLPQDMPAPPSFQKVNPADQPILYLVLSSPTLPLSTVHEYADTMIAQRISMVNGVASVQIYGSQKYAVRVQVDPKALAARKIGIDEVAQALERGNVNLPTGTLQGKHEALTIQTSGQLYSAKEYEPLIVAYRNGSPVRLGEIGRVIDSVENDKVAGWYKQTRAIVLAIQRQPGTNTIEVVNRIKELLPQFRSQLPGSVDLSIHFDRTEGIKESVADVKFTMVLTICLVIMVIFLFLRNLPATVIPSLALPLSIVGAFSAMYLMGFSVNNISLLALTLSVGFVVDDAIVMLENIVRHLEKGESPMEASLRGSREIGFTIVSMTISLVAVFIPVLFMKGMLGRLLHEFAVTISLAILISGFVSLSLTPMLCSRFLRPHSGEKGHGRFYTVMERFFDGMYRLYEVTLAKVLRLRRTVLAGTLAMTLLTIWLFTRIPTGLLPSDDIGAIFAITEGAQGISFEEMKAKQQQLAAIVLQDPNVEGFMSSAGAAGSRVSSNSGFMFIRLKPRHERKLNADQVIQQLRPKVMAVPGILMFLQNPPPIRLEAQLAKSQYQFVLQSPDTDELYRRAADLEARLKQVPLLLDVTSDLQLNNPQVQLDIDRDKASALGITAHQVEDALYYAYGSRQVSTIFAPNNQFKVILELEPRYQTDPAALSMLYIRSQQGDLVPLNTLATLRRTLGPLSVNHLGQIPAVTISFNLRPDTPLSEAVSAIEQVSRDTLPASFTTSFQGVAQAYQQSTTGLIVLIIMAIVVIYIVLGILYESYIHPLTILSGLPSAGFGALITLMIFGKELNLYGFVGLIMLIGIVKKNAIMMIDFALEAQRTEGKPPLEAIHQGALVRFRPIMMTTMAALMGTLPIALGIGAGAEARRTLGLAVVGGLLVSQLLTLYITPVIYYYMDRMQGWFVGKLPGRRRVSA; encoded by the coding sequence ATGAACATTGCCGAAATCTTCATCCGCCGGCCGGTCATGACGAGTCTCATCATGCTGGCGGTTATGCTTTTCGGCCTCATCGCCTACGACAAGCTGCCGGTCAATGACCTGCCCACCGTCGACTATCCGACCATCCAGGTTTCCGCCACTCTGCCGGGCGCCAACCCCGACACCATGGCCTCATCGGTGGCACTTCCCCTGGAGCGCGAGTTCTCCACCATTGCCGGTGTCGACTCTATGACCTCCACCAACGGCATCGGCATATCCCGCATTACCATCAAGTTCACCCTGGAGCGGGACATCGATGCCGCGGCCCAAGATGTCCAGGCCGCCATTTCAAGGGCCCAGCGCCAGCTTCCTCAGGACATGCCGGCCCCTCCATCGTTCCAGAAGGTGAATCCGGCTGATCAGCCGATCCTCTATCTGGTCCTCAGTTCGCCGACGCTTCCCCTCTCCACGGTCCACGAATACGCCGATACCATGATCGCCCAGCGGATTTCCATGGTCAACGGCGTAGCCTCGGTACAGATCTACGGCTCCCAGAAATATGCGGTACGGGTTCAGGTGGACCCCAAGGCCCTGGCGGCCCGCAAAATCGGCATTGACGAGGTGGCCCAGGCCCTGGAGCGGGGGAACGTGAACCTTCCCACCGGCACCCTCCAGGGAAAGCACGAGGCCCTGACGATCCAGACCAGTGGCCAGCTTTACAGCGCAAAGGAGTATGAGCCGCTCATCGTCGCCTATCGCAACGGTTCACCGGTCCGTCTCGGAGAGATCGGCCGGGTTATTGACAGCGTGGAGAACGACAAGGTGGCCGGCTGGTACAAACAGACCCGTGCCATTGTCCTCGCCATCCAACGCCAGCCAGGCACCAATACCATCGAAGTGGTAAACAGGATTAAGGAGCTGCTTCCCCAGTTCCGCTCCCAACTCCCCGGCTCGGTGGACCTGAGTATCCACTTTGACCGGACCGAGGGGATCAAGGAGTCGGTCGCCGATGTGAAGTTCACTATGGTGCTCACCATCTGCCTGGTTATCATGGTGATCTTTCTCTTCCTGCGCAACCTGCCGGCAACGGTAATTCCGAGCCTGGCGCTACCGCTCTCCATTGTCGGTGCTTTTTCGGCCATGTACCTGATGGGGTTTTCGGTCAATAACATCTCACTGTTGGCTCTGACCCTGTCGGTGGGCTTCGTGGTGGACGACGCCATTGTCATGCTGGAGAACATCGTCCGTCACCTGGAGAAGGGGGAGAGCCCCATGGAGGCGTCCCTCCGCGGCTCCCGCGAGATCGGATTCACCATTGTCTCCATGACCATTTCATTGGTGGCGGTCTTTATCCCGGTTCTTTTCATGAAAGGGATGCTCGGCCGGCTGCTCCACGAATTCGCCGTCACCATCAGCCTGGCCATTCTCATTTCCGGCTTCGTATCGCTCTCGCTGACACCCATGCTATGCAGCCGCTTCCTTCGTCCGCACAGTGGCGAAAAGGGCCACGGCAGGTTTTATACGGTCATGGAGCGGTTTTTCGACGGCATGTACCGCCTCTATGAAGTGACTCTGGCAAAGGTTCTGAGGCTCCGCCGGACCGTGTTGGCCGGCACCCTTGCCATGACCCTGCTCACCATCTGGCTCTTCACGAGAATCCCCACAGGGCTGCTGCCCAGCGACGACATCGGGGCCATCTTCGCTATTACCGAGGGTGCCCAGGGGATTTCCTTCGAGGAAATGAAGGCCAAGCAGCAGCAGTTGGCGGCCATTGTGCTCCAGGACCCGAACGTTGAAGGATTCATGTCTTCGGCGGGCGCCGCCGGGAGCCGGGTGTCCTCCAATTCGGGGTTCATGTTCATTCGGCTCAAGCCCCGCCACGAGCGGAAGCTTAACGCGGATCAGGTCATCCAGCAGCTCCGGCCGAAAGTCATGGCTGTGCCCGGGATTCTCATGTTCCTCCAGAATCCGCCGCCGATTCGACTGGAGGCTCAGTTGGCCAAGAGCCAGTATCAGTTCGTGCTCCAGAGTCCCGATACGGATGAACTCTACCGGCGCGCAGCCGACCTGGAGGCCAGATTGAAGCAGGTGCCGCTCCTGCTGGACGTGACCAGCGACCTCCAGCTCAATAATCCCCAGGTGCAACTCGACATAGACCGGGACAAGGCGTCGGCCCTCGGCATCACCGCCCACCAGGTGGAGGATGCCCTCTATTACGCCTACGGCTCCCGCCAGGTTTCCACCATCTTTGCTCCAAACAACCAGTTCAAGGTTATCCTGGAACTGGAGCCCCGCTACCAGACCGACCCGGCAGCCCTGTCCATGCTTTACATCCGTTCCCAGCAGGGCGACCTTGTTCCTCTCAACACCCTCGCCACCCTGCGGCGGACCCTCGGTCCCCTTTCCGTGAACCATCTGGGGCAGATCCCGGCGGTGACCATCTCCTTTAACCTGCGACCGGACACCCCTCTCAGCGAGGCCGTGTCAGCCATCGAGCAGGTGAGCCGCGATACGCTTCCAGCTTCATTCACCACCAGTTTCCAGGGAGTTGCCCAGGCCTACCAGCAGTCGACCACGGGGCTAATTGTCCTGATCATCATGGCGATCGTGGTAATCTACATTGTCCTCGGTATTCTTTATGAGAGCTACATCCATCCCCTCACCATCCTGTCGGGTCTTCCGTCAGCCGGGTTCGGGGCACTCATTACCCTGATGATCTTCGGCAAGGAACTGAATCTCTACGGCTTTGTCGGTCTCATCATGCTGATTGGCATTGTTAAGAAAAACGCGATCATGATGATCGACTTCGCCCTGGAGGCCCAGCGCACCGAAGGGAAACCGCCGCTGGAGGCAATCCACCAGGGGGCTCTCGTCCGTTTCCGCCCCATTATGATGACCACCATGGCGGCGCTGATGGGGACACTCCCCATTGCGCTGGGGATCGGTGCCGGGGCCGAGGCCAGGCGCACTCTGGGGCTGGCAGTGGTGGGGGGGCTTCTGGTGTCCCAGTTGCTGACCCTTTACATAACACCGGTTATTTATTACTACATGGACCGCATGCAGGGATGGTTCGTCGGGAAACTGCCGGGCCGCCGGAGGGTCAGCGCATGA
- the gpmA gene encoding 2,3-diphosphoglycerate-dependent phosphoglycerate mutase, with the protein MRTLVLIRHGESVWNRENRFTGWTDVGLTDKGAAEALRAGRTLKNEGFAFDEAFTSVLKRAIKTLWIVLEEMDQMWIPEHRHWRLNERHYGALQGLNKAETAERHGMEQVHVWRRSYDIPPPPLAAGDPRNPARDPRYAELDPADIPLTESLKDTVARFLPYWHETIAPRILAGRRLLIAAHGNSLRALVKYLDGIGDDAIAGLNIPTGIPLVYELEDDLHPIRSYYLGDPDEVARATQSVADQVKR; encoded by the coding sequence ATGAGAACGCTCGTTCTGATTCGTCATGGGGAGAGTGTCTGGAACAGGGAAAACCGTTTTACCGGCTGGACTGACGTGGGGCTGACCGATAAGGGCGCGGCAGAGGCCCTGCGTGCCGGTCGTACCCTGAAAAACGAGGGGTTTGCCTTTGACGAGGCGTTCACCTCAGTGCTCAAGCGGGCCATCAAAACCCTCTGGATCGTTTTGGAGGAGATGGATCAGATGTGGATTCCGGAGCACCGTCACTGGCGGCTTAATGAACGCCACTACGGCGCGCTCCAGGGACTCAATAAGGCCGAAACTGCCGAAAGGCACGGCATGGAACAAGTTCATGTCTGGCGCCGCAGCTATGATATTCCGCCACCGCCCCTGGCCGCCGGCGATCCGCGCAACCCTGCACGGGACCCGCGCTATGCGGAGCTTGATCCCGCAGATATCCCCCTGACCGAGTCGCTCAAGGATACCGTAGCCCGTTTCCTTCCCTACTGGCACGAGACGATTGCGCCCCGCATTCTCGCGGGCCGCCGCCTGCTCATCGCCGCCCATGGCAACAGTCTGCGGGCCCTGGTGAAGTACCTGGACGGCATCGGGGACGACGCCATTGCCGGTCTGAATATTCCCACCGGCATTCCCCTTGTCTATGAGCTGGAAGATGACCTGCACCCCATACGAAGCTATTACCTGGGTGATCCTGACGAGGTTGCCCGGGCCACCCAGTCGGTGGCGGATCAGGTAAAGAGGTAG
- a CDS encoding endonuclease III: MNREQELTHLFRREGLTPAVADLFRRIVYDWYASQRRELPWRETFDPYAILVSEIMLQQTQVERVREKYPTFLAEFPNLRALAAAPLERVLAAWQGLGYNRRAVNLKRCAEAVVASLGGELPADPNELVRLPGIGTYTSRAVAAFAFNTPLPFIETNIRSVYIHHFFADQSSIHDRDLMPLIEQTLDRDNPREWYYALMDYGSHLKRLHGNPSRRSSHHTRQTPFKGSNRQVRSRILRAVLENPGISRDALEKAVGASSEIVGKNLEQLAAEGFIVSRGPGYRIL; encoded by the coding sequence TTGAACAGGGAACAGGAGCTGACACATCTCTTCCGCCGGGAGGGGCTCACGCCTGCAGTTGCGGACCTCTTCCGGCGGATCGTGTATGACTGGTATGCATCCCAGCGTCGCGAACTCCCCTGGCGGGAAACCTTTGATCCGTACGCCATCCTCGTGTCCGAGATCATGCTCCAGCAGACGCAGGTGGAGCGCGTCAGGGAAAAGTACCCAACATTCCTGGCCGAGTTTCCGAACCTGAGGGCCCTGGCTGCGGCGCCACTGGAACGGGTTCTTGCGGCATGGCAGGGGCTTGGCTACAACCGGCGCGCCGTGAACCTCAAGCGCTGCGCCGAGGCGGTTGTCGCAAGTCTGGGAGGAGAGCTCCCCGCTGATCCGAACGAATTGGTCCGGCTGCCGGGCATTGGAACGTACACGTCCCGGGCAGTGGCCGCCTTTGCCTTCAACACCCCCCTGCCCTTCATCGAGACCAATATCCGCAGCGTGTATATCCACCATTTCTTCGCGGACCAAAGCAGCATTCACGACCGCGATCTCATGCCTCTGATCGAACAGACCCTGGACCGTGACAATCCCCGCGAATGGTATTACGCTCTCATGGATTACGGATCGCACCTGAAGCGACTGCATGGCAATCCGTCGCGCCGCAGTTCACATCATACGCGACAGACTCCGTTCAAGGGATCCAACCGGCAGGTGCGCAGCCGCATCCTCCGGGCCGTCCTGGAAAATCCGGGGATCAGCCGCGATGCGCTTGAAAAGGCAGTGGGAGCGAGCAGCGAAATCGTGGGGAAAAACCTGGAACAGCTTGCCGCGGAAGGATTTATCGTGTCGCGGGGTCCAGGGTATCGCATCCTATAG
- a CDS encoding CoA-binding protein, which translates to MSTKEQIDAFFTSKAFGVVGASADRHKYGNKVLRVYQQKNLKVVPVNPREQEIEGVACVASVMDLPDEVTSISVITPPKITEEVVEMAARKGIRTIWMQPGAESDKAVELCRQNGITVIADGSCILVVLGYRDH; encoded by the coding sequence ATGAGCACAAAAGAGCAGATCGACGCCTTTTTCACTTCAAAGGCGTTCGGGGTGGTGGGAGCTTCGGCCGACCGACACAAATACGGGAACAAAGTCCTGAGGGTCTATCAACAGAAGAACCTGAAGGTCGTCCCGGTGAACCCCAGGGAACAGGAAATTGAAGGAGTGGCCTGCGTGGCCAGCGTGATGGACCTGCCGGATGAGGTAACGAGCATCTCGGTCATTACGCCGCCGAAGATCACTGAAGAGGTGGTGGAAATGGCTGCCCGCAAGGGCATCCGCACTATCTGGATGCAACCGGGAGCCGAAAGCGACAAGGCGGTGGAGCTTTGCCGTCAAAACGGTATCACTGTCATCGCGGACGGGAGCTGCATTCTTGTTGTCCTGGGGTACCGCGACCATTGA